A genomic stretch from Corvus cornix cornix isolate S_Up_H32 chromosome 7, ASM73873v5, whole genome shotgun sequence includes:
- the NEUROD1 gene encoding LOW QUALITY PROTEIN: neurogenic differentiation factor 1 (The sequence of the model RefSeq protein was modified relative to this genomic sequence to represent the inferred CDS: inserted 1 base in 1 codon) — MTKSYSESGLMGEPQQQGPPSWTDECLSSQDEEHEVDKKEEDLEGLHAEAEEDSLRNGEEEDEEDDLDEEEEEEEEEEDDDQKPKRRGPKKKKMTKARMERFKLRRMKANARERNRMHGLNAALDNLRKVVPCYSKTQKLSKIETLRLAKNYIWALSEILRSGKSPDLVSFVQTLCKGLSQPTTNLVAGCLQLNPRTFLPEQSQEVPPHVAAAAAAGAPFPAHPYPYQSPGLPSPPYGTMDSSHLFHLKPPHAYGAALEPFFESGLAEGASPAFDGPXSPPLSVNGNFSFKHEPAADFDKSYAFSMHYPAAAAALAAAPAHAAIFPPAASRCEIPVDGLAPYEGHPHHERVLSAQLNAIFHD; from the exons ATGACCAAGTCGTACAGTGAGAGCGGGCTGATGGGCgagccccagcagcagggccccCCGAGCTGGACGGACGAGTGCCTCAGCTCCCAGGACGAGGAGCACGAGGTGGACAAGAAGGAGGAGGACCTAGAGGGTCTGCACGCCGAGGCCGAGGAGGACTCGCTCCGGAACGGTGAGGAGGAGGACGAAGAGGACGACTTGGacgaagaggaggaggaagaggaggaggaggaagacgACGACCAGAAGCCCAAGAGGCGGGGCCccaagaagaagaagatgaCCAAGGCGCGGATGGAGCGGTTCAAGCTGCGGCGCATGAAGGCCAATGCCCGGGAGCGCAACCGCATGCACGGGCTGAACGCGGCCCTGGACAACCTGCGCAAGGTGGTGCCCTGCTACTCCAAAACGCAGAAGCTCTCCAAGATCGAGACCCTGCGCCTGGCCAAGAACTACATCTGGGCGCTGTCCGAGATCCTGCGCTCAGGCAAGAGCCCGGACCTGGTGTCCTTCGTGCAGACCCTCTGCAAGGGCCTGTCGCAGCCCACCACCAACCTGGTGGCCGGCTGCCTGCAGCTCAACCCGCGGACTTTCCTCCCcgagcagagccaggaggtgCCGCCGCacgtggcggcggcggcggcggcgggcgcgccCTTCCCGGCTCATCCCTACCCTTACCAGTCGCCGGGCTTGCCCAGCCCGCCCTACGGCACCATGGACAGCTCCCACCTCTTCCACCTCAAGCCGCCGCACGCCTACGGCGCCGCGCTGGAGCCCTTCTTCGAGAGCGGGCTGGCGGAGGGCGCCAGCCCCGCCTTCGACGGGC TCAGCCCGCCCCTCAGCGTGAACGGCAACTTCTCCTTCAAGCACGAGCCGGCCGCCGACTTCGACAAGAGCTACGCCTTCTCCATGCACTaccccgccgccgccgccgcgctggCCGCCGCGCCCGCCCACGCCGCCATCTTCCCGCCCGCCGCCTCCCGCTGCGAGATCCCGGTGGACGGGCTGGCGCCCTATGAGGGCCACCCGCACCACGAGCGCGTCCTCAGCGCCCAGCTCAACGCCATCTTCCACGACTGA